One part of the Amphiura filiformis chromosome 5, Afil_fr2py, whole genome shotgun sequence genome encodes these proteins:
- the LOC140153231 gene encoding uncharacterized protein: MDDEAGPSSSTDQSNMEEETLTLLTIPTEVLHVIFSNLTFAEVAESRLVCKHFDKVGQLYLNQGFRKLCSFHSSCSKQLKAQLPRRESERRTHPLARHCDILSAVETRLSLLAMTYMKYIEMQLCCFIPGKVIDESYFVMHYVMKTPKPPRPHEILQELRDISSMAMEHFDEKVVPILKKRMPGVVSVPTVVTTAAVVSSKSSDSSMTTSSLPRSDYIRMEQQLKRATLQTVILKKQVQGLKTQRSEDKKIIDEQGQKLVHQGQTIAELSSQVAAQELKMNDLDRRLLEFSRQLEDRFDNGSQRTVNRRRKAAVSATEDNDSVAGSSHKTKRARRK, translated from the exons ATGGACGACGAAGCCGGTCCAAGTAGTTCGACTGATCAGTCAAACATGGAAGAGGAAACACTGACACTTCTCACTATTCCTACAGAAGTACTGCATGTGATATTTTCGAATTTGACATTTGCTGAAGTTGCTGAATCACGACTG GTATGTAAACACTTTGACAAGGTTGGTCAACTCTATCTAAATCAAGGATTCCGTAAACTCTGTTCCTTTCATTCATCATGTTCCAAACAACTAAAAGCTCAACTACCCAGACGGGAATCGGAGAGACGTACACACCCATTGGCCAGACACTGTGATATCTTATCTGCTGTTGAAACAAGGTTGTCACTTCTAGCTATGACGTATATGAAATACATAGAGATGCAGCTGTGTTGTTTTATTCCAGGAAAG GTTATCGATGAATCATACTTTGTGATGCACTATGTAATGAAGACACCTAAACCACCCAGACCCCATGAAATCCTGCAGGAACTACGAGATATATCATCCATGGCTATGGAGCACTTTGATGAAAAAGTTGTCCCAATTCTGAAGAAGAGAATGCCAGGAGTGGTATCCGTGCCGACAGTTGTAACTACAGCTG CTGTAGTGTCATCTAAGTCATCAGACTCCTCCATGACAACATCTTCACTCCCCCGATCAGACTATATAAGGATGGAGCAACAGCTAAAACGAGCCACCCTGCAAACTGTTATCCTAAAGAAACAGGTTCAAGGTTTGAAAACACAACGCTCAGAAGACAAGAAAATCATTGATGAACAAGGACAGAAGTTGGTGCATCAAGGCCAGACTATTGCAGAACTCAGCAGCCAAGTGGCTGCCCAAGAGCTCAAAATGAATGATTTGGATCGAAGACTTTTAGAATTTTCTCGACAACTTGAAGACAGATTTGACAATGGGTCACAAAGAACAGTAAATCGTAGGAGAAAAGCAGCTGTCAGTGCTACAGAGGACAATGACAGTGTTGCTGGAAGTAGCCA
- the LOC140153229 gene encoding uncharacterized protein — translation MEASTVTVLSVLLSIIQCVRTDLQWISDCDRTKGCFRYPPDCARFPDINSLQYDANACEFTITWQQTFDTKSVNFEVYAPATMDDSEYIAIAFSHDQNMAGSDVYACISSMGNTNMDNNKAQVTLSHSYNTVSHINEAKELIGVSRLSGSNSNGIINCNFTRIKHIDGQKFFHNLNNQFYMLASRGRALEGNVAYHTIGRWRSSDEKENKYDFSKFTADPEPTTQSLTSDLGYKTGQSGGLLGGHCSSSPCQNSGTCTHTKTGFKCVCEYDYIGDRCQQKSAGSAVVYSHRILLLAILVTLVVHSLCL, via the exons ATGGAAGCCTCAACAGTGACAGTACTGTCTGTACTTCTAAGTATTATACAGTGTGTAAGGACTGATTTACAGTGGATTTCAGATTGTGATCGAACTAAAGGGTGTTTTCGTTACCCCCCTGATTGTGCCAGATTTCCCGATATAAATAGTCTTCAATATGATGCAAATGCGTGTGAATTTACTATCACTTGGCAGCAAACATTTGATACGAAATCAGTCAATTTTGAAGTCTATGCACCTGCCACAATGGATGATTCGGAATATATCGCAATTGCCTTTTCACATGATCAGAATATG GCTGGTTCCGATGTTTATGCATGTATATCATCAATGGGTAATACAAATATGGACAATAATAAAGCTCAAGTAACACTGTCACATTCGTATAACACAGTCTCTCATATAAATGAAGCAAAAGAATTA ATCGGAGTAAGTCGTCTTTCCGGATCCAACTCGAATGGAATAATAAATTGCAACTTCACTCGAATCAAACATATAGATGGCCAgaaattttttcataatttaaacAACCAATTTTATATGCTAGCATCGCGTGGACGTGCTTTAGAAG GTAACGTAGCGTATCACACGATTGGCAGATGGAGATCATCagatgaaaaagaaaacaaatatgaTTTCAGCAAATTTACAGCTGACCCAGAGCCAACAACGCAGTCGCTAACGTCAGACTTAGGTTACAAAACTGGACAATCTGGAG GTCTTTTAGGAGGCCATTGTTCAAGTAGCCCATGTCAGAATTCAGGAACTTGCACGCATACAAAGACTGGCTTCAAATGTGTGTGTGAATATGATTACATCGGAGATAGATGTCAGCAGA AGTCAGCAGGCAGTGCGGTGGTCTATTCACATAGGATACTATTATTAGCGATTTTGGTGACACTAGTTGTACATTCATTATGTTTATGA